A section of the Alligator mississippiensis isolate rAllMis1 chromosome 8, rAllMis1, whole genome shotgun sequence genome encodes:
- the LOC106739017 gene encoding uncharacterized protein LOC106739017 has product MPHVAELVERTGDTRYISNLDLAKGYWQIPVAKEDWLKTAFGTPWGLNEFFRMPFGLHGAAATFQRLMDQILAPHAEYVAAYIDDIVIYTRTWEQHKSALRAILTELRHAGLTANPQKCALA; this is encoded by the coding sequence ATGCCTCACGTGGCAGAGCTGGTAGAAAGGACAGGGGACACTCGATATATATCGAACCTTGACCTGGCAAAGGGGTACTGGCAGATTCCAGTAGCCAAGGAAGACTGGCTGAAGACAGCGTTCGGCACCCCGTGGGGACTGAACGAGTTCTTTAGAATGCCCTTCGGGTTGCATGGCGCCGCCGCAACGTTCCAACGcctgatggaccagatcctggcaCCCCATGCCGAGTATGTGGCGGCGTATATAGATGATATAGTTATATACACCCGAACCTGGGAGCAGCACAAGAGCGCCCTTCGAGCCATCCTCACGGAATTGAGGCACGCTGGCCTGACGGCAAATCCTCAAAAGTGTGCCCTGGCTtag